From Pusillibacter faecalis, one genomic window encodes:
- a CDS encoding TRAP transporter small permease, which produces MLQKYNAAMDWICQIIKYFLAILIAATIIVSFVEVVRRYLFGQVFSWSDEFQRFAMVYIGMVGGAVSYRYGELVGFDSLLNRFTPKVQFLLGIVTDLFSLVLLVICLVLSIQTITARSTQIAISSGLKIPMTVPYAAFVIGFSLMILFCVCSLANRIAKYKAVAFKKEGT; this is translated from the coding sequence ATGCTTCAAAAATACAATGCCGCGATGGATTGGATCTGTCAGATCATCAAGTACTTTTTGGCAATCCTGATCGCTGCCACTATTATTGTCTCTTTCGTCGAAGTCGTCCGACGCTACTTATTTGGCCAAGTTTTTAGCTGGTCTGATGAATTCCAACGTTTTGCCATGGTCTATATCGGTATGGTGGGCGGAGCCGTCAGTTACCGTTATGGAGAGTTGGTGGGGTTTGACTCTTTGCTGAATCGTTTTACTCCCAAGGTACAGTTTCTTCTTGGCATTGTCACGGATTTGTTCAGCCTGGTACTGCTGGTAATCTGTCTGGTCCTCAGCATTCAGACTATTACAGCCAGGAGCACCCAAATTGCAATCTCTTCCGGACTGAAAATTCCCATGACTGTCCCTTATGCGGCCTTTGTAATCGGCTTTTCTCTGATGATTTTGTTCTGTGTATGCAGCCTTGCCAACCGAATTGCCAAGTACAAAGCCGTCGCCTTTAAAAAGGAGGGCACCTAA
- a CDS encoding TRAP transporter substrate-binding protein, giving the protein MKKWFACIMCFVMMLGLVACGEDANVEIPDEVSGKNDSSAEYVINLASTSLPGQAPTMAEEDFIAEVEEKSGGRFEFVVHNSSSLGTDEDILQQVIDGTLQISSVGGTTFSMYTPLLEVLTLPFLLTNYEKEYAALTSDEYRAICDAVGEQLGIKILFTSENGIRHFATTSKPINSVADLKGLKIRIPTSDVLDATIKALGANPVTIQYSELYSALQNHVVDGEEVNYTTLAGQMHYEVVDYITEVGMYCFPGISIANLDFWNSLSPEDQQLIMDAGDLAMKNTFEKYILEIDETSRAKCEENGMQITVLDDTQLREFQDATAHIVDEYMAKDPLIADFVEMARGLA; this is encoded by the coding sequence ATGAAAAAATGGTTTGCATGTATCATGTGTTTTGTAATGATGCTGGGTTTGGTTGCCTGCGGAGAAGATGCCAACGTGGAAATTCCAGATGAAGTATCCGGCAAAAATGATTCCTCTGCGGAGTATGTGATCAACCTGGCCTCAACCTCTTTGCCCGGGCAGGCTCCTACCATGGCTGAGGAAGATTTTATTGCCGAAGTTGAGGAAAAAAGTGGCGGCCGATTTGAGTTTGTCGTTCACAACTCCTCCTCCCTGGGCACTGATGAGGATATTCTTCAGCAGGTAATCGACGGCACTCTCCAGATCAGCAGCGTCGGAGGCACTACTTTCAGCATGTACACCCCGTTGCTGGAAGTCCTCACCCTGCCCTTCCTGCTGACCAATTATGAGAAGGAATACGCCGCTCTTACCAGCGACGAATATCGGGCTATCTGTGATGCCGTAGGTGAACAGCTGGGTATCAAAATTTTGTTCACTAGCGAGAATGGCATCCGCCATTTTGCAACCACTAGCAAGCCAATCAACAGCGTGGCTGACCTGAAGGGGCTCAAAATTAGAATTCCTACCAGCGACGTTTTGGATGCTACCATCAAGGCTCTTGGTGCCAACCCTGTCACCATTCAGTATTCTGAGCTATACTCTGCCTTGCAGAACCATGTAGTGGATGGAGAAGAGGTAAACTACACCACTCTGGCCGGCCAAATGCACTATGAGGTTGTGGATTATATTACTGAGGTCGGTATGTACTGTTTTCCTGGCATCAGCATTGCAAATCTGGACTTCTGGAATAGCCTCAGCCCCGAGGATCAACAACTCATTATGGACGCCGGAGACCTGGCTATGAAGAATACTTTTGAGAAATACATCCTGGAAATAGACGAGACTTCCCGGGCGAAGTGCGAGGAAAACGGCATGCAAATTACAGTTTTGGACGACACCCAGCTTAGGGAGTTCCAGGACGCCACTGCCCATATTGTGGACGAGTATATGGCCAAGGACCCCCTGATCGCGGATTTTGTGGAGATGGCCCGCGGTCTGGCATAA
- a CDS encoding amidohydrolase: MLVFDKAFLNGKIYTMDENQTCAEAMLVHGGKILAVGSNAEISAYHVREQVDLKHQPVLPGLIDTHCHIPEMVDDSRKVDLAGAQSIQEVIDLMSKRLSTLKSGQWLLGKGLSSALLAEQRLPNRYDLDQISTEIPIYIMSFDGHSYMGNSKLLAATGIEKGYQPLPGEIVELNEAGEPTGIFKETAVNAHIMQNCPPLYADDGDAKNAIRDCLLESSKRGYTTLHAIYEFSPSSLGRARLYQEMSQEKTLPMRINMCYCDCYENSMGISSGLGGEMVRLSSCKFFADGAMSERTAFLSQEYADQPGWKGCMVLDEASFCKRVERAYSLGNEVAIHIIGDAALDIVLDLVERIQDPARNTQFELIHCAVTRPDQLERMKKLPVIINKQPIFIQAPTTLNGETKLGNLNRYYHGIKSFFDAGLCVTGGTDGPLGDMDPFHGMGCAVTRQSFDGKTVVNPQECIDVFSAVKMFTANAARVGHEERIKGTLEPGKLADFIILNMDIFQINPEEISKVSVVQTYLGGEPLYE; encoded by the coding sequence TTGTTGGTTTTTGACAAGGCATTTCTCAATGGAAAAATCTACACCATGGATGAGAATCAAACCTGCGCCGAAGCGATGTTGGTCCATGGCGGAAAAATTCTGGCCGTAGGATCAAATGCGGAAATTTCTGCTTACCATGTACGCGAGCAGGTGGATCTGAAGCATCAGCCGGTGCTTCCCGGACTCATCGACACACACTGCCACATTCCCGAGATGGTGGATGACAGCAGAAAGGTTGATCTGGCCGGTGCCCAAAGTATTCAAGAGGTTATTGACCTGATGTCCAAGCGCCTTTCCACACTGAAGTCTGGTCAATGGCTCCTGGGCAAAGGACTCTCGTCAGCACTTCTCGCTGAACAGCGGCTGCCCAATCGCTACGATTTGGATCAGATTAGTACAGAAATCCCAATCTATATCATGTCCTTTGATGGACATAGTTATATGGGGAACAGCAAGCTGCTGGCAGCTACCGGAATCGAAAAGGGCTATCAGCCATTACCTGGTGAAATTGTAGAGCTGAATGAAGCCGGAGAGCCCACCGGGATTTTCAAAGAAACTGCCGTGAATGCCCATATTATGCAGAACTGTCCTCCTCTCTATGCCGATGACGGCGACGCAAAAAATGCCATCCGGGATTGTCTGCTTGAAAGCTCCAAGCGAGGTTACACCACGCTCCACGCTATCTACGAGTTCTCCCCCTCTTCTCTAGGACGAGCCCGTTTATATCAGGAAATGTCCCAGGAAAAAACTTTGCCTATGCGGATCAATATGTGCTACTGCGATTGCTATGAAAACAGTATGGGCATTTCCTCCGGCCTCGGAGGTGAAATGGTTCGCTTGAGCTCCTGTAAATTCTTTGCAGACGGCGCCATGTCTGAACGCACCGCTTTTCTTTCTCAGGAATATGCGGACCAACCTGGTTGGAAAGGTTGCATGGTGCTGGATGAGGCTTCGTTTTGTAAACGGGTTGAACGGGCATACTCTCTGGGAAACGAAGTTGCCATTCACATCATTGGTGATGCTGCTCTGGACATTGTGTTGGATTTGGTTGAACGTATTCAGGACCCTGCTCGCAACACCCAGTTTGAACTGATTCACTGCGCGGTGACACGACCAGATCAGTTGGAGCGAATGAAAAAGCTTCCTGTTATCATCAACAAGCAGCCCATCTTTATCCAAGCTCCCACCACACTAAATGGCGAAACAAAACTAGGCAATCTGAATCGCTATTATCATGGAATCAAATCCTTCTTTGATGCAGGACTCTGTGTCACCGGGGGCACGGATGGTCCCCTGGGAGATATGGACCCCTTCCATGGAATGGGATGCGCTGTAACCCGCCAGTCTTTTGACGGTAAAACTGTTGTCAATCCACAGGAATGCATTGATGTCTTCTCTGCAGTGAAGATGTTCACCGCCAACGCCGCCCGTGTCGGGCACGAGGAACGGATCAAGGGTACTTTAGAGCCCGGAAAGTTAGCCGACTTTATTATCCTCAATATGGATATTTTTCAGATTAATCCTGAGGAAATCAGTAAAGTCAGTGTTGTTCAGACCTATCTGGGAGGTGAGCCATTGTACGAATAA
- a CDS encoding sigma-54 interaction domain-containing protein has product MQNAVRPAACPFGSHRSIDPEGTLPHLAWKLDTSLPIFENELLIRMKTLNINAASFSQLRLDANDDPAQLVQKICSIVSMRGKMQNPITGSGGTLSGVVEEIGPCHPAFGILKPGDEICTLISLNLTPLVIEQVKSVDMYTGQLEVDGYGILFETGLYARIPPAVPAHVFLPIVTEAGSGYQANLLCRPGMVAMVVGAAEKVGLVSLFSLRQKLGSTGLLIAVTMRPEILPELQELDIIDRVLLVDDSNPLTACRQIQDALGNLPIDLIVDCNSLPGSEMLSILVIREQGTVYFANPAAHYSVAGLGAEGIGKEMNLLFYRGYIKGHVDFCTQLLRQYPALAQCFQPRSCSGRSQTLYYCQEERGAHPDNLPANIVIHGPEMTEILRIAKRIAAFNTTVLITGETGTGKDVVANILHQFSSRRDKPFIKINCSAISENLFESELFGYERGSFTGALKDGRAGYFEEANHGTLFLDEIGDMSLSSQVKLLRVLQSKEVVRIGSSKAVSVDVRVILATNRNLKNLVDQGRFREDLYYRINVVNLYVPPLRERRDSIFPLAQNFLQQYSEKYGIQKHFSPHAKNALLEYTWPGNIREMENMIQRLLLCSEKSVITGEDLRQEFQKNECGRWESHPRQASRADDEESRYRAAAAMCHSTREMAKALQTSQSTIVRKLKKYGLQLMDT; this is encoded by the coding sequence ATGCAGAATGCCGTTCGGCCTGCGGCCTGTCCATTCGGTTCCCATCGCAGCATTGACCCTGAGGGCACACTGCCCCACCTGGCCTGGAAATTGGACACATCCCTTCCCATTTTTGAAAACGAGCTTCTCATTCGCATGAAAACTCTGAATATCAATGCCGCCAGCTTTTCTCAGCTGCGGTTGGATGCCAACGACGATCCCGCTCAGCTGGTTCAAAAAATCTGCAGCATTGTCTCCATGCGGGGCAAAATGCAAAATCCCATCACAGGCTCTGGCGGCACTTTGTCCGGTGTTGTAGAGGAAATCGGCCCTTGCCATCCCGCCTTTGGCATTCTCAAGCCTGGAGATGAAATCTGCACGCTCATCTCCTTGAACCTGACGCCGCTTGTGATTGAGCAAGTAAAGAGCGTGGATATGTATACTGGCCAGTTGGAGGTGGACGGGTACGGCATCCTCTTTGAAACCGGTCTCTATGCCCGGATTCCGCCCGCAGTCCCCGCCCATGTCTTTCTGCCCATCGTAACAGAGGCTGGCTCCGGCTATCAGGCCAATCTGCTTTGCCGTCCCGGGATGGTGGCGATGGTCGTGGGCGCAGCAGAGAAGGTCGGTCTGGTCAGCCTGTTCTCTCTTCGCCAAAAGCTGGGCAGCACCGGCCTTCTCATCGCCGTGACCATGCGCCCCGAAATTCTGCCGGAGCTTCAAGAGCTGGATATTATAGATCGTGTTCTTCTGGTAGACGACAGCAATCCTCTCACCGCCTGCCGCCAGATACAGGACGCTCTGGGAAATCTGCCCATTGATTTGATCGTGGATTGCAACAGTCTCCCCGGCTCTGAAATGCTCAGTATCCTTGTGATCCGAGAACAGGGAACCGTCTATTTTGCCAATCCTGCCGCTCATTACTCCGTGGCCGGCCTGGGGGCCGAGGGCATCGGTAAGGAGATGAACCTTCTTTTTTATCGGGGTTATATCAAAGGCCACGTAGATTTCTGCACACAGCTTCTGCGGCAATATCCTGCCCTGGCTCAATGCTTTCAGCCCCGCTCCTGTTCAGGCCGCTCTCAGACCCTTTATTATTGTCAGGAAGAGCGAGGTGCTCATCCTGATAATCTCCCTGCCAATATTGTGATCCATGGCCCGGAGATGACGGAGATTCTACGCATCGCTAAGCGAATTGCGGCCTTTAACACCACCGTTCTCATCACTGGGGAAACTGGTACTGGAAAGGATGTCGTCGCCAACATCCTGCACCAGTTCAGCAGCCGACGGGATAAACCCTTCATTAAAATCAACTGCTCCGCCATCTCTGAAAACCTTTTCGAATCCGAGCTCTTCGGCTATGAACGCGGCAGTTTCACCGGTGCCCTGAAGGATGGCAGAGCCGGCTATTTTGAAGAGGCCAACCACGGGACATTGTTTTTGGACGAAATTGGCGACATGTCACTCTCCAGCCAAGTAAAATTGCTGCGAGTCCTCCAATCCAAAGAAGTTGTCCGTATCGGCAGCAGCAAGGCCGTCTCTGTGGATGTCCGTGTGATTCTGGCTACAAACCGGAATTTGAAAAATCTGGTGGACCAGGGGCGCTTCCGCGAGGATTTATATTATCGTATCAATGTTGTGAACCTGTATGTGCCTCCCCTGAGAGAACGAAGAGATTCCATCTTCCCCCTAGCCCAAAACTTTCTCCAGCAATACAGCGAGAAATACGGGATACAAAAGCACTTTTCCCCTCACGCCAAAAATGCTCTCCTTGAGTACACCTGGCCTGGAAATATTCGGGAAATGGAAAATATGATTCAACGCCTGCTGCTATGCTCCGAGAAAAGTGTCATCACGGGCGAGGATCTGCGTCAGGAGTTTCAGAAAAACGAATGCGGCAGATGGGAGTCCCATCCCCGGCAAGCGTCCAGAGCAGATGACGAAGAGTCCCGATACCGCGCCGCGGCTGCCATGTGCCATTCCACTCGGGAGATGGCCAAGGCACTTCAAACCAGCCAATCCACCATCGTCAGGAAACTGAAGAAATACGGTCTCCAACTGATGGACACTTAA
- a CDS encoding response regulator transcription factor: MNGDPAKAEELADRIGSMFSSSRDARLSSLSDICRGYIYTCLGQWEKVPEWIHSEHANRLSQHSSYAYIIIGRMMLHRKDFIGFEMMSKQWLKVLKSSSNLLTEIHYRIEKAISAYALYGTAQAVTELSAALSLALPDEICAPFAENGKKLLPILQYAIANHFIDLPLSYSDRLNSLMSHVICSPTDITGEGASLTPREKEILSLLCKGMNYREIANTLVISQFTVRKHIQNIYAKLNVSDRVNALIRGKEILFDSDL, translated from the coding sequence ATGAATGGCGACCCAGCCAAGGCTGAGGAGCTGGCCGACCGGATTGGTTCCATGTTTTCCTCCTCTCGGGACGCGCGGCTCTCCAGCCTGAGCGATATCTGCCGCGGATATATTTATACTTGCCTAGGTCAGTGGGAAAAGGTCCCTGAATGGATTCACAGCGAGCACGCCAATCGCCTCTCTCAGCACTCCTCCTACGCTTATATTATCATTGGCAGGATGATGCTTCACCGGAAAGATTTCATTGGCTTTGAGATGATGTCCAAGCAGTGGTTAAAGGTGCTGAAAAGCAGCAGTAATCTGCTGACAGAAATCCACTATCGGATTGAAAAGGCTATTTCCGCCTATGCTCTCTACGGCACCGCCCAGGCAGTGACAGAGCTCAGCGCCGCTTTATCCCTGGCTCTTCCTGACGAAATCTGCGCTCCATTTGCAGAGAACGGGAAAAAGCTGCTTCCGATTCTTCAATACGCCATTGCCAACCACTTCATTGACCTGCCGCTGTCCTACTCCGACCGGCTGAATTCATTGATGAGCCATGTGATTTGCAGTCCCACGGATATCACTGGGGAAGGAGCCTCTTTGACTCCCCGGGAGAAGGAAATTCTCTCTCTCCTGTGCAAGGGAATGAATTACCGGGAGATCGCCAACACGCTAGTCATCTCGCAATTCACAGTACGCAAGCACATTCAGAATATTTATGCGAAGCTCAATGTAAGTGATCGTGTCAATGCACTGATTCGCGGCAAGGAGATTCTGTTTGACAGCGACCTGTAG
- a CDS encoding IS110 family transposase, producing MAAWGRFQRKIHVLNPKQVRKFKEAYSDLPKNDWVDAFVIADHLRFGRINREVYMDDYRYKALQTLTRARFDVIQNLTREKQRFANYLFLKCSGMAQDKDIQNTSATTIALMEQFETVDDLANANLDELTVFIDEKGRNFADPAAKAKAIRSAARDSYRLPVTVNNSVNQAMAVSIASIRALEKQVKVLDKAIEHQFEIIPNTLTSIPGIGKVYSAGIIAEIGDIHRFESQASVAKYAGLVWNRNQSGDFEAEHSRMIKSGNRYLRYYLLEAANSVRRCDSEFRRYYNLKLKEVNKYQHKRALALTARKLVRLVFRLLKDNRLYIPPEG from the coding sequence ATGGCAGCCTGGGGGCGGTTTCAGAGGAAAATCCATGTTCTGAATCCCAAGCAGGTGCGGAAGTTCAAGGAAGCCTATTCTGACCTGCCAAAGAACGACTGGGTGGACGCCTTTGTGATTGCCGACCATCTCCGTTTTGGCAGAATCAACAGGGAGGTCTACATGGACGATTACCGCTACAAAGCCCTGCAAACCCTTACCAGGGCCAGATTTGATGTTATTCAGAATTTGACCCGTGAAAAGCAGCGGTTCGCCAACTACTTATTCCTCAAATGCTCCGGCATGGCCCAGGACAAAGACATTCAGAACACCAGCGCCACTACTATTGCGCTCATGGAACAGTTTGAAACTGTGGATGACCTGGCGAACGCCAATCTGGATGAACTGACTGTCTTCATTGATGAAAAGGGCAGGAACTTCGCTGACCCAGCAGCAAAAGCTAAGGCTATTCGCAGTGCAGCCAGAGATTCTTACCGTCTGCCAGTTACCGTGAACAACTCTGTAAACCAGGCCATGGCCGTATCTATTGCTTCCATACGGGCTTTAGAGAAGCAGGTCAAGGTTTTGGACAAGGCCATTGAACACCAGTTTGAAATCATCCCGAACACGCTGACATCCATCCCCGGTATTGGCAAGGTCTACTCCGCTGGTATCATCGCTGAAATTGGCGATATCCACCGCTTTGAATCCCAAGCCTCTGTCGCCAAATACGCTGGCCTTGTCTGGAACAGAAATCAGTCTGGTGACTTCGAGGCGGAGCATTCCAGGATGATTAAATCCGGCAACCGCTATCTCCGTTACTACCTGCTGGAAGCAGCCAACTCTGTGAGAAGATGCGACTCCGAGTTTCGGCGCTACTATAACCTCAAATTAAAAGAGGTCAACAAGTACCAGCACAAACGAGCACTCGCTTTAACTGCCAGAAAACTGGTTCGGTTGGTCTTTCGGCTGCTGAAAGACAACCGCCTGTATATCCCGCCGGAGGGCTGA
- a CDS encoding IS110 family transposase, producing MNPLFVGIDVSSKNNVAYLMKPDGSKHSNFSVQNNLGGAKLLSERIVSALRSMQLSDVVIGLEATSIYGDSLVYALREDGSLGAVSEENPCSESQAGAEVQGSLF from the coding sequence GTGAATCCACTATTCGTTGGCATTGATGTGAGCAGCAAGAACAATGTGGCCTACCTGATGAAGCCGGACGGCAGCAAGCACTCCAATTTCTCTGTGCAAAACAATCTTGGCGGTGCTAAGCTGTTGTCAGAGAGAATCGTGTCGGCACTTCGTTCCATGCAGCTCAGCGATGTGGTGATTGGCCTGGAGGCCACCTCCATCTACGGGGACAGCTTGGTCTACGCTCTTCGTGAGGATGGCAGCCTGGGGGCGGTTTCAGAGGAAAATCCATGTTCTGAATCCCAAGCAGGTGCGGAAGTTCAAGGAAGCCTATTCTGA
- a CDS encoding DUF4438 domain-containing protein yields the protein MRTKAICNAERLVIQYGMGVVRQPYLRLMPWQISHEGVPMILPRMGSITLNVQIGDSVYSMEGDHVEPGVSIKNPGEEENNALNLLSCIGNPATVISGAAKGEKGFVTGSHGGVDDLLIYFPRETLEKMTVEDKVQVRMQGRGMKIQGFEDTVHCISVDPQLFEKMDIMVEDGRLVIPVAARIPAHLMGSGMGEFSAVKGDYDIMTADREEIRRLHLDRLRYGDIVLLENCDNTYGRGYLKGAVSIGVVIHGDCILMGHGPGVSTMFSAKTPVIEGRLDCHANLADLMGVSHK from the coding sequence ATGCGTACAAAGGCAATATGTAATGCGGAGAGACTGGTCATTCAGTATGGAATGGGGGTGGTTCGCCAGCCATATCTGCGCTTGATGCCCTGGCAGATCAGCCACGAGGGAGTCCCTATGATTCTGCCGAGAATGGGATCTATTACTCTGAATGTCCAAATCGGAGACAGTGTTTACAGTATGGAGGGAGACCATGTGGAGCCCGGCGTCAGCATCAAGAACCCGGGGGAGGAGGAGAACAATGCCCTGAACCTGCTCTCCTGCATCGGCAATCCGGCCACCGTGATCTCCGGTGCCGCAAAAGGAGAAAAGGGGTTTGTCACCGGCTCTCATGGCGGCGTAGATGATCTGCTGATTTACTTCCCTCGAGAGACTCTGGAAAAGATGACCGTGGAGGATAAGGTCCAGGTCCGCATGCAGGGCCGGGGGATGAAGATTCAGGGTTTTGAGGACACAGTGCACTGCATCAGTGTAGACCCGCAGCTGTTTGAAAAGATGGATATCATGGTGGAAGATGGCAGGCTGGTAATCCCGGTTGCGGCCCGGATTCCCGCGCACCTGATGGGAAGCGGAATGGGGGAGTTTAGCGCAGTCAAGGGCGATTATGATATCATGACGGCGGACCGGGAGGAGATTCGCCGGCTACATTTGGACCGGCTGCGCTATGGGGACATTGTACTGCTGGAGAACTGCGATAATACTTATGGCCGCGGCTATTTGAAAGGAGCCGTTAGTATTGGGGTTGTGATTCATGGCGACTGTATTTTAATGGGGCATGGGCCCGGAGTAAGCACAATGTTTTCCGCGAAGACACCGGTGATTGAGGGAAGGCTAGACTGTCATGCAAACCTGGCGGATCTGATGGGTGTCTCCCATAAATAG
- a CDS encoding TRAP transporter substrate-binding protein → MLCMALGLAATGCGFESAEVPDNSTTDTSGNSTAVQGAVADDAPYQDIYAYIQTPSDNPDKVTIRYATMASEDTLYGQAYTRGYVMMLKWLKDALGDQIEVQFIMNGSVGGTADAVLGNLQMGNIEMTDFTTTSCGEFSKAYMPLDLFYLVKDFDEMGALLDGPAGDMMNEQFTADTNLKNLTYGILGPRNMTNSKHAITGVADMSGLKMRVQSNQLHMMGMKALGASATNVAFSELFTAMQQGTVDGQENPLDTILQHRYYEVQDYLTITNHLVAVAGLFVNNDWFEGLDPEIQAAFEEAAQKSETYAREAWHAENDATLEELKGLMEVNELDDAALNEFQEAAKSAWTEAAAYIGEEYFNQFLETSGLSVE, encoded by the coding sequence GTGCTATGTATGGCGCTTGGCCTGGCTGCCACTGGATGCGGCTTTGAGAGTGCGGAAGTTCCTGACAACAGTACCACTGATACAAGCGGGAATAGCACAGCGGTTCAAGGCGCTGTTGCAGATGACGCGCCATATCAGGACATTTACGCATACATTCAGACTCCTTCCGATAATCCGGATAAGGTTACAATCCGTTACGCTACCATGGCCTCAGAGGATACGCTTTATGGACAGGCATACACCCGCGGCTATGTCATGATGTTGAAATGGCTGAAGGATGCGCTGGGCGATCAGATTGAGGTGCAGTTTATTATGAACGGCAGCGTCGGTGGTACCGCAGACGCGGTGCTGGGCAACCTGCAAATGGGCAACATCGAGATGACGGACTTTACCACGACTTCCTGTGGAGAATTTTCTAAAGCGTATATGCCGCTGGACCTATTTTATCTAGTGAAGGATTTTGATGAGATGGGCGCACTGCTGGATGGTCCTGCGGGTGACATGATGAATGAGCAGTTTACCGCAGATACCAATTTGAAAAATCTCACCTATGGTATCCTGGGACCCCGCAATATGACGAACAGCAAGCATGCCATTACCGGCGTTGCCGATATGTCTGGCTTGAAGATGCGTGTACAGTCCAACCAGCTCCATATGATGGGAATGAAGGCGCTGGGAGCCAGTGCGACAAATGTTGCATTCTCTGAACTGTTCACTGCCATGCAGCAGGGCACTGTGGATGGTCAGGAAAACCCGCTTGATACCATTTTACAGCACCGTTATTACGAGGTGCAGGACTATCTGACAATTACCAACCATTTGGTGGCTGTTGCAGGCCTGTTTGTCAATAATGACTGGTTTGAGGGTCTAGACCCTGAAATTCAGGCTGCGTTTGAAGAGGCTGCTCAAAAATCCGAAACCTATGCCCGCGAAGCCTGGCATGCAGAGAACGATGCCACGCTGGAGGAGCTGAAGGGCCTGATGGAAGTCAATGAGCTGGATGACGCTGCACTGAATGAGTTCCAGGAAGCAGCCAAGAGCGCCTGGACAGAGGCCGCCGCATACATTGGCGAGGAGTATTTTAACCAGTTCCTGGAGACCTCTGGTCTGAGTGTTGAATAA
- a CDS encoding TRAP transporter small permease encodes MKENKAQMRGIKYLWHNLEYILAAVFFVIMLVALFIQVFFRFVLNNPIGWTEELAVTCFVMMVYIGSIGATRNDEHMKMEMVINLFGPKGRLVMLIIGDVVFAVANLILAYGIFTVSLNLKKYGMTTAMLHIPKWIPYMVLPICFVTMDFKLLQNIGKKIKKIKELDNPESASVNKSANQEGE; translated from the coding sequence ATGAAAGAGAATAAAGCCCAGATGCGCGGCATCAAGTACCTGTGGCACAACCTGGAATACATTTTGGCTGCGGTGTTTTTCGTCATTATGTTAGTTGCCTTATTCATACAGGTGTTTTTTCGTTTTGTCCTGAACAATCCCATTGGCTGGACGGAGGAACTGGCTGTGACATGCTTTGTCATGATGGTTTATATTGGTTCAATTGGAGCCACCCGGAATGACGAGCATATGAAGATGGAAATGGTGATTAACCTGTTTGGTCCCAAGGGACGGCTGGTGATGCTGATCATTGGCGATGTGGTATTTGCTGTTGCCAACTTGATCCTGGCATACGGTATCTTCACAGTTTCCTTAAACTTGAAAAAGTATGGAATGACGACCGCGATGCTGCACATCCCCAAGTGGATTCCCTATATGGTGCTTCCGATCTGCTTTGTAACCATGGATTTTAAACTGCTGCAGAATATCGGCAAAAAAATAAAAAAGATCAAAGAGCTTGACAACCCGGAGTCCGCTTCCGTGAATAAGAGTGCGAATCAGGAGGGGGAGTGA